The Brassica napus cultivar Da-Ae chromosome C7, Da-Ae, whole genome shotgun sequence genome has a segment encoding these proteins:
- the LOC111212305 gene encoding uncharacterized protein LOC111212305 isoform X1, translating into MSSSSKASLGGGGRKGNNDIPSGCRKIVESLKEIVNSPEAEIYAMLKECNMDPNEAVHRLLSQALLPFPVEDPFHEVKSKKEKKKESQTRDIPDSRLRGANNAYNRGGRGASNRYAGRNGSSHFSSTGSGNFQGKSTDKKESGTQGYTSSWPSASGVANHHQTPHSDSVVTENKLPSAPSGDGVSSSQSASGHQTAWFGAPGKMSMADIVKMGRPQSKTTNSQQNVNMRSEINHEQEVNANHQVPVKDEWPSIEKPPAPSTSSVSVAPAESEICSGPADFQSDQHLSHRLGDIRLAENGPSENLGGEHDSVAGRNVQEDESGVSSEFNGNQYTYQTHSHRVEHHKDEDEVSSGSAELQQLTVDDQEASHEEDRPAVLIPNHLLIHTKECSQLSFGSFGSMTLSNNAEETPAVGQQVEHSDARNTEFYGDEQLGSRANGNMGHAPAAGSYDDSLESRPEVLKQENSETAQENQYAFAQSEPGYGKQQQLNTAYDDASQTNAQNQMQNLASLSNVMQGYPHSVPNNLLAQNARELDFQYAIAQSMQSRNNNNASPLGGQSIPMPEALRGSGVPATQPSQQTLPGGNMATGPALPPQQLPMHPYSQPTMPLAHFANMLGYPLMPQNYPYMPSAFPQTFAGNSLYQQQLAALLPQYKTNLSPSNLPHSATALNVGSAGNFPLNQHSTPPGTTMGYEDVLSSQYKESSHLLALQQQQQQNENSAMWHHGHGSRTMSGVPANTYYNLQAQQQLQQAQQAAGGYRQAQQQQHYGSQGYPNYYQSQTEMSVDRQQQNPRDGAGAQAGSQPSNQTQQLWQNSY; encoded by the exons ATGAGCAGCAGCAGCAAGGCCAGCCTCGGCGGCGGAGGGAGAAAAGGCAATAATGATATTCCGTCTGGGTGTAGAAAAATAGTAGAGAGCTTGAAGGAGATTGTAAACTCCCCTGAGGCTGAGATCTACGCTATGCTCAAAGAGTGTAATATGGATCCTAACGAAGCCGTTCATCGCCTCCTCTCTCAAG CTCTTTTACCATTTCCTGTTGAAG ATCCTTTTCACGAGGTAAAgagcaaaaaagaaaagaagaaagag AGTCAGACAAGGGATATACCGGATTCCCGGCTGCGTGGTGCTAATAACGCATACAACCGTGGTGGTAGAGGTGCTTCTAACCGTTATGCTGGACGAAATGGATCTAGCCATTTCAGCTCTACTG GTTCTGGAAACTTCCAGGGAAAATCTACAGACAAGAAAGAGAGTGGAACCCAAGGTTACACAAGTTCTTGGCCTTCTGCCTCTGGAGTGGCAAACCACCATCAGACACCCCACAG TGATTCTGTTGTCACAGAAAACAAATTACCATCTGCTCCCTCGGGCGATGGAGTATCATCATCACAGTCTGCTTCTGGACATCAAACTGCTTGGTTCGGAGCTCCAGGAAAGATGTCTATGGCTGACATTGTGAAGATGGGTAGACCACAGAGCAAGACAACAAACTCACAGCAAAATGTCAATATGCGTTCTGAGATTAACCACGAGCAAGAAGTTAATGCAAATCACCAGGTCCCTGTCAAAGACGAATGGCCATCGATTGAAAAGCCACCGGCTCCTAGTACATCTTCTGTATCGGTAGCACCAGCAGAGTCAGAGATATGCAGTGGTCCAGCTGATTTCCAATCCGATCAGCATCTGAGTCACCGGTTAGGAGATATACGTTTAGCAGAAAATGGCCCTTCTGAGAATCTTGGAGGCGAACATGACTCGGTTGCTGGTAGAAATGTCCAAGAAGATGAGTCTGGAGTTTCGTCTGAATTTAATGGtaatcagtatacatatcagacGCATAGCCATCGTGTAGAGCACCACAAAG ATGAAGATGAGGTTTCATCTGGTTCGGCCGAGTTGCAACAACTAACCGTAGATGATCAAGAAGCCTCGCATGAAGAGGATAGACCTGCTGTTCTCATTCCAAATCATTTACTGATCCATACAAAAGAATGCTCCCAATTAAGTTTTGGAAGTTTTGGATCAATGACTTTGAGCAACAACGCAGAAGAGACTCCTGCTGTAGGTCAACAGGTCGAACATTCAGATGCTAG AAATACTGAGTTCTATGGAGATGAACAACTTGGAAGTAGAGCCAATGGAAATATGGGCCACGCACCTGCCGCTGGAAGTTATGATGATTCTTTGGAATCTAGGCCGGAGGTTCTGAAACAAGAAAACTCCGAGACTGCTCAGGAGAACCAGTACGCATTTGCTCAATCTGAGCCAGGGTATGGTAAGCAGCAGCAGCTGAATACTGCATATGATGATGCCTCACAGACAAATGCACAGAATCAGATGCAGAATCTTGCTTCATTATCGAATGTGATG CAGGGGTATCCACACTCAGTTCCCAACAATTTATTGGCACAAAATGCGAGGGAGCTTGATTTCCAATATGCTATTGCACAGTCTATGCAGTCAAGAAACAACAACAATGCTTCACCACTTGGTGGCCAAAGCATTCCCATGCCAGAG GCGCTCCGTGGCAGTGGAGTTCCGGCAACGCAGCCAAGTCAGCAAACCTTACCCGGTGGTAACATGGCAACTGGACCAGCTCTTCCTCCTCAACAGCTTCCAATGCATCCTTACTCTCAACCCACAATGCCGCTAGCACACTTTGCAAACATGCTTGGTTATCCTCTAATGCCTCAGAACTATCCATACATGCCATCAGCTTTCCCTCAAACTTTTGCTGGGAACAGCTTATACCAGCAGCAACTAGCTGCATTGCTTCCCCAGTACAAGACCAATCTCTCTCCCAGTAATTTGCCTCACTCTGCAACAGCTCTTAATGTTGGATCCGCTGGAAACTTCCCTCTTAACCAACACTCTACTCCTCCCGGTACAACGATGGGTTATGAAGATGTTCTTAGTTCTCAGTACAAAGAGAGTAGTCATCTCTTAGCACTTCAGCAGCAACAGCAGCAG AACGAAAACTCGGCAATGTGGCATCACGGTCATGGCTCTCGAACCATGTCTGGTGTTCCGGCTAACACATACTACAACCTCCAAGCacaacaacaactacaacaGGCTCAGCAAGCAGCAGGAGGGTATCGTCAAGCTCAGCAGCAACAGCATTATGGATCTCAGGGCTACCCTAATTACTATCAGTCCCAAACAGAAATGTCCGTTGATCGCCAGCAGCAAAACCCTAGAGACGGTGCAGGGGCTCAGGCTGGTAGTCAGCCCTCGAACCAAACCCAGCAGCTCTGGCAAAACTCTTACTAA
- the LOC111212305 gene encoding uncharacterized protein LOC111212305 isoform X2 — MSSSSKASLGGGGRKGNNDIPSGCRKIVESLKEIVNSPEAEIYAMLKECNMDPNEAVHRLLSQALLPFPVEDPFHEVKSKKEKKKESQTRDIPDSRLRGANNAYNRGGRGASNRYAGRNGSSHFSSTGSGNFQGKSTDKKESGTQGYTSSWPSASGVANHHQTPHSDSVVTENKLPSAPSGDGVSSSQSASGHQTAWFGAPGKMSMADIVKMGRPQSKTTNSQQNVNMRSEINHEQEVNANHQVPVKDEWPSIEKPPAPSTSSVSVAPAESEICSGPADFQSDQHLSHRLGDIRLAENGPSENLGGEHDSVAGRNVQEDESGVSSEFNGNQYTYQTHSHRVEHHKDEDEVSSGSAELQQLTVDDQEASHEEDRPAVLIPNHLLIHTKECSQLSFGSFGSMTLSNNAEETPAVGQQVEHSDARNTEFYGDEQLGSRANGNMGHAPAAGSYDDSLESRPEVLKQENSETAQENQYAFAQSEPGYGKQQQLNTAYDDASQTNAQNQMQNLASLSNVMGYPHSVPNNLLAQNARELDFQYAIAQSMQSRNNNNASPLGGQSIPMPEALRGSGVPATQPSQQTLPGGNMATGPALPPQQLPMHPYSQPTMPLAHFANMLGYPLMPQNYPYMPSAFPQTFAGNSLYQQQLAALLPQYKTNLSPSNLPHSATALNVGSAGNFPLNQHSTPPGTTMGYEDVLSSQYKESSHLLALQQQQQQNENSAMWHHGHGSRTMSGVPANTYYNLQAQQQLQQAQQAAGGYRQAQQQQHYGSQGYPNYYQSQTEMSVDRQQQNPRDGAGAQAGSQPSNQTQQLWQNSY, encoded by the exons ATGAGCAGCAGCAGCAAGGCCAGCCTCGGCGGCGGAGGGAGAAAAGGCAATAATGATATTCCGTCTGGGTGTAGAAAAATAGTAGAGAGCTTGAAGGAGATTGTAAACTCCCCTGAGGCTGAGATCTACGCTATGCTCAAAGAGTGTAATATGGATCCTAACGAAGCCGTTCATCGCCTCCTCTCTCAAG CTCTTTTACCATTTCCTGTTGAAG ATCCTTTTCACGAGGTAAAgagcaaaaaagaaaagaagaaagag AGTCAGACAAGGGATATACCGGATTCCCGGCTGCGTGGTGCTAATAACGCATACAACCGTGGTGGTAGAGGTGCTTCTAACCGTTATGCTGGACGAAATGGATCTAGCCATTTCAGCTCTACTG GTTCTGGAAACTTCCAGGGAAAATCTACAGACAAGAAAGAGAGTGGAACCCAAGGTTACACAAGTTCTTGGCCTTCTGCCTCTGGAGTGGCAAACCACCATCAGACACCCCACAG TGATTCTGTTGTCACAGAAAACAAATTACCATCTGCTCCCTCGGGCGATGGAGTATCATCATCACAGTCTGCTTCTGGACATCAAACTGCTTGGTTCGGAGCTCCAGGAAAGATGTCTATGGCTGACATTGTGAAGATGGGTAGACCACAGAGCAAGACAACAAACTCACAGCAAAATGTCAATATGCGTTCTGAGATTAACCACGAGCAAGAAGTTAATGCAAATCACCAGGTCCCTGTCAAAGACGAATGGCCATCGATTGAAAAGCCACCGGCTCCTAGTACATCTTCTGTATCGGTAGCACCAGCAGAGTCAGAGATATGCAGTGGTCCAGCTGATTTCCAATCCGATCAGCATCTGAGTCACCGGTTAGGAGATATACGTTTAGCAGAAAATGGCCCTTCTGAGAATCTTGGAGGCGAACATGACTCGGTTGCTGGTAGAAATGTCCAAGAAGATGAGTCTGGAGTTTCGTCTGAATTTAATGGtaatcagtatacatatcagacGCATAGCCATCGTGTAGAGCACCACAAAG ATGAAGATGAGGTTTCATCTGGTTCGGCCGAGTTGCAACAACTAACCGTAGATGATCAAGAAGCCTCGCATGAAGAGGATAGACCTGCTGTTCTCATTCCAAATCATTTACTGATCCATACAAAAGAATGCTCCCAATTAAGTTTTGGAAGTTTTGGATCAATGACTTTGAGCAACAACGCAGAAGAGACTCCTGCTGTAGGTCAACAGGTCGAACATTCAGATGCTAG AAATACTGAGTTCTATGGAGATGAACAACTTGGAAGTAGAGCCAATGGAAATATGGGCCACGCACCTGCCGCTGGAAGTTATGATGATTCTTTGGAATCTAGGCCGGAGGTTCTGAAACAAGAAAACTCCGAGACTGCTCAGGAGAACCAGTACGCATTTGCTCAATCTGAGCCAGGGTATGGTAAGCAGCAGCAGCTGAATACTGCATATGATGATGCCTCACAGACAAATGCACAGAATCAGATGCAGAATCTTGCTTCATTATCGAATGTGATG GGGTATCCACACTCAGTTCCCAACAATTTATTGGCACAAAATGCGAGGGAGCTTGATTTCCAATATGCTATTGCACAGTCTATGCAGTCAAGAAACAACAACAATGCTTCACCACTTGGTGGCCAAAGCATTCCCATGCCAGAG GCGCTCCGTGGCAGTGGAGTTCCGGCAACGCAGCCAAGTCAGCAAACCTTACCCGGTGGTAACATGGCAACTGGACCAGCTCTTCCTCCTCAACAGCTTCCAATGCATCCTTACTCTCAACCCACAATGCCGCTAGCACACTTTGCAAACATGCTTGGTTATCCTCTAATGCCTCAGAACTATCCATACATGCCATCAGCTTTCCCTCAAACTTTTGCTGGGAACAGCTTATACCAGCAGCAACTAGCTGCATTGCTTCCCCAGTACAAGACCAATCTCTCTCCCAGTAATTTGCCTCACTCTGCAACAGCTCTTAATGTTGGATCCGCTGGAAACTTCCCTCTTAACCAACACTCTACTCCTCCCGGTACAACGATGGGTTATGAAGATGTTCTTAGTTCTCAGTACAAAGAGAGTAGTCATCTCTTAGCACTTCAGCAGCAACAGCAGCAG AACGAAAACTCGGCAATGTGGCATCACGGTCATGGCTCTCGAACCATGTCTGGTGTTCCGGCTAACACATACTACAACCTCCAAGCacaacaacaactacaacaGGCTCAGCAAGCAGCAGGAGGGTATCGTCAAGCTCAGCAGCAACAGCATTATGGATCTCAGGGCTACCCTAATTACTATCAGTCCCAAACAGAAATGTCCGTTGATCGCCAGCAGCAAAACCCTAGAGACGGTGCAGGGGCTCAGGCTGGTAGTCAGCCCTCGAACCAAACCCAGCAGCTCTGGCAAAACTCTTACTAA
- the LOC111212305 gene encoding uncharacterized protein LOC111212305 isoform X3 — translation MSSSSKASLGGGGRKGNNDIPSGCRKIVESLKEIVNSPEAEIYAMLKECNMDPNEAVHRLLSQALLPFPVEDPFHEVKSKKEKKKETRDIPDSRLRGANNAYNRGGRGASNRYAGRNGSSHFSSTGSGNFQGKSTDKKESGTQGYTSSWPSASGVANHHQTPHSDSVVTENKLPSAPSGDGVSSSQSASGHQTAWFGAPGKMSMADIVKMGRPQSKTTNSQQNVNMRSEINHEQEVNANHQVPVKDEWPSIEKPPAPSTSSVSVAPAESEICSGPADFQSDQHLSHRLGDIRLAENGPSENLGGEHDSVAGRNVQEDESGVSSEFNGNQYTYQTHSHRVEHHKDEDEVSSGSAELQQLTVDDQEASHEEDRPAVLIPNHLLIHTKECSQLSFGSFGSMTLSNNAEETPAVGQQVEHSDARNTEFYGDEQLGSRANGNMGHAPAAGSYDDSLESRPEVLKQENSETAQENQYAFAQSEPGYGKQQQLNTAYDDASQTNAQNQMQNLASLSNVMQGYPHSVPNNLLAQNARELDFQYAIAQSMQSRNNNNASPLGGQSIPMPEALRGSGVPATQPSQQTLPGGNMATGPALPPQQLPMHPYSQPTMPLAHFANMLGYPLMPQNYPYMPSAFPQTFAGNSLYQQQLAALLPQYKTNLSPSNLPHSATALNVGSAGNFPLNQHSTPPGTTMGYEDVLSSQYKESSHLLALQQQQQQNENSAMWHHGHGSRTMSGVPANTYYNLQAQQQLQQAQQAAGGYRQAQQQQHYGSQGYPNYYQSQTEMSVDRQQQNPRDGAGAQAGSQPSNQTQQLWQNSY, via the exons ATGAGCAGCAGCAGCAAGGCCAGCCTCGGCGGCGGAGGGAGAAAAGGCAATAATGATATTCCGTCTGGGTGTAGAAAAATAGTAGAGAGCTTGAAGGAGATTGTAAACTCCCCTGAGGCTGAGATCTACGCTATGCTCAAAGAGTGTAATATGGATCCTAACGAAGCCGTTCATCGCCTCCTCTCTCAAG CTCTTTTACCATTTCCTGTTGAAG ATCCTTTTCACGAGGTAAAgagcaaaaaagaaaagaagaaagag ACAAGGGATATACCGGATTCCCGGCTGCGTGGTGCTAATAACGCATACAACCGTGGTGGTAGAGGTGCTTCTAACCGTTATGCTGGACGAAATGGATCTAGCCATTTCAGCTCTACTG GTTCTGGAAACTTCCAGGGAAAATCTACAGACAAGAAAGAGAGTGGAACCCAAGGTTACACAAGTTCTTGGCCTTCTGCCTCTGGAGTGGCAAACCACCATCAGACACCCCACAG TGATTCTGTTGTCACAGAAAACAAATTACCATCTGCTCCCTCGGGCGATGGAGTATCATCATCACAGTCTGCTTCTGGACATCAAACTGCTTGGTTCGGAGCTCCAGGAAAGATGTCTATGGCTGACATTGTGAAGATGGGTAGACCACAGAGCAAGACAACAAACTCACAGCAAAATGTCAATATGCGTTCTGAGATTAACCACGAGCAAGAAGTTAATGCAAATCACCAGGTCCCTGTCAAAGACGAATGGCCATCGATTGAAAAGCCACCGGCTCCTAGTACATCTTCTGTATCGGTAGCACCAGCAGAGTCAGAGATATGCAGTGGTCCAGCTGATTTCCAATCCGATCAGCATCTGAGTCACCGGTTAGGAGATATACGTTTAGCAGAAAATGGCCCTTCTGAGAATCTTGGAGGCGAACATGACTCGGTTGCTGGTAGAAATGTCCAAGAAGATGAGTCTGGAGTTTCGTCTGAATTTAATGGtaatcagtatacatatcagacGCATAGCCATCGTGTAGAGCACCACAAAG ATGAAGATGAGGTTTCATCTGGTTCGGCCGAGTTGCAACAACTAACCGTAGATGATCAAGAAGCCTCGCATGAAGAGGATAGACCTGCTGTTCTCATTCCAAATCATTTACTGATCCATACAAAAGAATGCTCCCAATTAAGTTTTGGAAGTTTTGGATCAATGACTTTGAGCAACAACGCAGAAGAGACTCCTGCTGTAGGTCAACAGGTCGAACATTCAGATGCTAG AAATACTGAGTTCTATGGAGATGAACAACTTGGAAGTAGAGCCAATGGAAATATGGGCCACGCACCTGCCGCTGGAAGTTATGATGATTCTTTGGAATCTAGGCCGGAGGTTCTGAAACAAGAAAACTCCGAGACTGCTCAGGAGAACCAGTACGCATTTGCTCAATCTGAGCCAGGGTATGGTAAGCAGCAGCAGCTGAATACTGCATATGATGATGCCTCACAGACAAATGCACAGAATCAGATGCAGAATCTTGCTTCATTATCGAATGTGATG CAGGGGTATCCACACTCAGTTCCCAACAATTTATTGGCACAAAATGCGAGGGAGCTTGATTTCCAATATGCTATTGCACAGTCTATGCAGTCAAGAAACAACAACAATGCTTCACCACTTGGTGGCCAAAGCATTCCCATGCCAGAG GCGCTCCGTGGCAGTGGAGTTCCGGCAACGCAGCCAAGTCAGCAAACCTTACCCGGTGGTAACATGGCAACTGGACCAGCTCTTCCTCCTCAACAGCTTCCAATGCATCCTTACTCTCAACCCACAATGCCGCTAGCACACTTTGCAAACATGCTTGGTTATCCTCTAATGCCTCAGAACTATCCATACATGCCATCAGCTTTCCCTCAAACTTTTGCTGGGAACAGCTTATACCAGCAGCAACTAGCTGCATTGCTTCCCCAGTACAAGACCAATCTCTCTCCCAGTAATTTGCCTCACTCTGCAACAGCTCTTAATGTTGGATCCGCTGGAAACTTCCCTCTTAACCAACACTCTACTCCTCCCGGTACAACGATGGGTTATGAAGATGTTCTTAGTTCTCAGTACAAAGAGAGTAGTCATCTCTTAGCACTTCAGCAGCAACAGCAGCAG AACGAAAACTCGGCAATGTGGCATCACGGTCATGGCTCTCGAACCATGTCTGGTGTTCCGGCTAACACATACTACAACCTCCAAGCacaacaacaactacaacaGGCTCAGCAAGCAGCAGGAGGGTATCGTCAAGCTCAGCAGCAACAGCATTATGGATCTCAGGGCTACCCTAATTACTATCAGTCCCAAACAGAAATGTCCGTTGATCGCCAGCAGCAAAACCCTAGAGACGGTGCAGGGGCTCAGGCTGGTAGTCAGCCCTCGAACCAAACCCAGCAGCTCTGGCAAAACTCTTACTAA
- the LOC111212305 gene encoding uncharacterized protein LOC111212305 isoform X4 gives MSSSSKASLGGGGRKGNNDIPSGCRKIVESLKEIVNSPEAEIYAMLKECNMDPNEAVHRLLSQDPFHEVKSKKEKKKESQTRDIPDSRLRGANNAYNRGGRGASNRYAGRNGSSHFSSTGSGNFQGKSTDKKESGTQGYTSSWPSASGVANHHQTPHSDSVVTENKLPSAPSGDGVSSSQSASGHQTAWFGAPGKMSMADIVKMGRPQSKTTNSQQNVNMRSEINHEQEVNANHQVPVKDEWPSIEKPPAPSTSSVSVAPAESEICSGPADFQSDQHLSHRLGDIRLAENGPSENLGGEHDSVAGRNVQEDESGVSSEFNGNQYTYQTHSHRVEHHKDEDEVSSGSAELQQLTVDDQEASHEEDRPAVLIPNHLLIHTKECSQLSFGSFGSMTLSNNAEETPAVGQQVEHSDARNTEFYGDEQLGSRANGNMGHAPAAGSYDDSLESRPEVLKQENSETAQENQYAFAQSEPGYGKQQQLNTAYDDASQTNAQNQMQNLASLSNVMQGYPHSVPNNLLAQNARELDFQYAIAQSMQSRNNNNASPLGGQSIPMPEALRGSGVPATQPSQQTLPGGNMATGPALPPQQLPMHPYSQPTMPLAHFANMLGYPLMPQNYPYMPSAFPQTFAGNSLYQQQLAALLPQYKTNLSPSNLPHSATALNVGSAGNFPLNQHSTPPGTTMGYEDVLSSQYKESSHLLALQQQQQQNENSAMWHHGHGSRTMSGVPANTYYNLQAQQQLQQAQQAAGGYRQAQQQQHYGSQGYPNYYQSQTEMSVDRQQQNPRDGAGAQAGSQPSNQTQQLWQNSY, from the exons ATGAGCAGCAGCAGCAAGGCCAGCCTCGGCGGCGGAGGGAGAAAAGGCAATAATGATATTCCGTCTGGGTGTAGAAAAATAGTAGAGAGCTTGAAGGAGATTGTAAACTCCCCTGAGGCTGAGATCTACGCTATGCTCAAAGAGTGTAATATGGATCCTAACGAAGCCGTTCATCGCCTCCTCTCTCAAG ATCCTTTTCACGAGGTAAAgagcaaaaaagaaaagaagaaagag AGTCAGACAAGGGATATACCGGATTCCCGGCTGCGTGGTGCTAATAACGCATACAACCGTGGTGGTAGAGGTGCTTCTAACCGTTATGCTGGACGAAATGGATCTAGCCATTTCAGCTCTACTG GTTCTGGAAACTTCCAGGGAAAATCTACAGACAAGAAAGAGAGTGGAACCCAAGGTTACACAAGTTCTTGGCCTTCTGCCTCTGGAGTGGCAAACCACCATCAGACACCCCACAG TGATTCTGTTGTCACAGAAAACAAATTACCATCTGCTCCCTCGGGCGATGGAGTATCATCATCACAGTCTGCTTCTGGACATCAAACTGCTTGGTTCGGAGCTCCAGGAAAGATGTCTATGGCTGACATTGTGAAGATGGGTAGACCACAGAGCAAGACAACAAACTCACAGCAAAATGTCAATATGCGTTCTGAGATTAACCACGAGCAAGAAGTTAATGCAAATCACCAGGTCCCTGTCAAAGACGAATGGCCATCGATTGAAAAGCCACCGGCTCCTAGTACATCTTCTGTATCGGTAGCACCAGCAGAGTCAGAGATATGCAGTGGTCCAGCTGATTTCCAATCCGATCAGCATCTGAGTCACCGGTTAGGAGATATACGTTTAGCAGAAAATGGCCCTTCTGAGAATCTTGGAGGCGAACATGACTCGGTTGCTGGTAGAAATGTCCAAGAAGATGAGTCTGGAGTTTCGTCTGAATTTAATGGtaatcagtatacatatcagacGCATAGCCATCGTGTAGAGCACCACAAAG ATGAAGATGAGGTTTCATCTGGTTCGGCCGAGTTGCAACAACTAACCGTAGATGATCAAGAAGCCTCGCATGAAGAGGATAGACCTGCTGTTCTCATTCCAAATCATTTACTGATCCATACAAAAGAATGCTCCCAATTAAGTTTTGGAAGTTTTGGATCAATGACTTTGAGCAACAACGCAGAAGAGACTCCTGCTGTAGGTCAACAGGTCGAACATTCAGATGCTAG AAATACTGAGTTCTATGGAGATGAACAACTTGGAAGTAGAGCCAATGGAAATATGGGCCACGCACCTGCCGCTGGAAGTTATGATGATTCTTTGGAATCTAGGCCGGAGGTTCTGAAACAAGAAAACTCCGAGACTGCTCAGGAGAACCAGTACGCATTTGCTCAATCTGAGCCAGGGTATGGTAAGCAGCAGCAGCTGAATACTGCATATGATGATGCCTCACAGACAAATGCACAGAATCAGATGCAGAATCTTGCTTCATTATCGAATGTGATG CAGGGGTATCCACACTCAGTTCCCAACAATTTATTGGCACAAAATGCGAGGGAGCTTGATTTCCAATATGCTATTGCACAGTCTATGCAGTCAAGAAACAACAACAATGCTTCACCACTTGGTGGCCAAAGCATTCCCATGCCAGAG GCGCTCCGTGGCAGTGGAGTTCCGGCAACGCAGCCAAGTCAGCAAACCTTACCCGGTGGTAACATGGCAACTGGACCAGCTCTTCCTCCTCAACAGCTTCCAATGCATCCTTACTCTCAACCCACAATGCCGCTAGCACACTTTGCAAACATGCTTGGTTATCCTCTAATGCCTCAGAACTATCCATACATGCCATCAGCTTTCCCTCAAACTTTTGCTGGGAACAGCTTATACCAGCAGCAACTAGCTGCATTGCTTCCCCAGTACAAGACCAATCTCTCTCCCAGTAATTTGCCTCACTCTGCAACAGCTCTTAATGTTGGATCCGCTGGAAACTTCCCTCTTAACCAACACTCTACTCCTCCCGGTACAACGATGGGTTATGAAGATGTTCTTAGTTCTCAGTACAAAGAGAGTAGTCATCTCTTAGCACTTCAGCAGCAACAGCAGCAG AACGAAAACTCGGCAATGTGGCATCACGGTCATGGCTCTCGAACCATGTCTGGTGTTCCGGCTAACACATACTACAACCTCCAAGCacaacaacaactacaacaGGCTCAGCAAGCAGCAGGAGGGTATCGTCAAGCTCAGCAGCAACAGCATTATGGATCTCAGGGCTACCCTAATTACTATCAGTCCCAAACAGAAATGTCCGTTGATCGCCAGCAGCAAAACCCTAGAGACGGTGCAGGGGCTCAGGCTGGTAGTCAGCCCTCGAACCAAACCCAGCAGCTCTGGCAAAACTCTTACTAA